A single Euwallacea similis isolate ESF13 chromosome 1, ESF131.1, whole genome shotgun sequence DNA region contains:
- the mRpL50 gene encoding large ribosomal subunit protein mL50 has protein sequence MAAFFRHGVSKTAQILPSKNVLPRFYATKAEKKKGIDRKPTPKLDSTMNSIAAKGFLRPTKPYTPPPDLEMTLTEIFKDVMGNTQLDTKILDLNDRFKLFSACAVKLGHSIPNSLLHQIETLEQVLKFYTTPVDTRTPLDKMRSMELPENLHVQFEYYRWNPENDQKFKGITAFPGRSTIVTGIKYKNKYKGHIQKPKAPPL, from the exons ATGGCGGCTTTTTTCAGGCATGGAGTTTCGAAAACTGCCCAAATTCTgccttcaaaaaat GTGTTGCCGAGGTTTTACGCCACCAAAGCGGAAAAGAAGAAGGGCATAGATAGGAAGCCAACCCCGAAATTGGATTCTACAATGAATTCTATTGCAGCGAAAGG TTTTCTCCGTCCTACCAAACCCTACACACCTCCTCCAGACCTAGAAATGACCCTAACGGAGATATTTAAGGACGTAATGGGCAATACCCAATTGGACACAAAAATCCTTGATCTAAACGATCGGTTTAAGTTGTTTTCGGCGTGTGCGGTCAAATTAGGTCACAGCATTCCGAATTCCCTCTTACACCAGATCGAGACCCTGGAACAGGTCCTAAAGTTTTACACAACGCCTGTTGATACGCGGACGCCCTTGGATAAAATGAGGAGTATGGAACTGCCGGAAAATCTCCATGTTCAATTTGAGTATTACAGGTGGAATCCTG aaaatgaccaaaaatttaaaggtaTTACAGCTTTTCCTGGGAGATCTACTATCGTTACTGGtattaagtacaaaaataaatataaaggaCATATACAAAAGCCTAAAGCCCCTCCTCTGTAA